A stretch of DNA from Pseudomonadota bacterium:
CTGCCCGGACCTGGAGCAGGAATGGGAGTGGACCGAACGCTACGCGCCGCAGCCGGAGATCCTGCGTTATGCCAATCATGTCGCCGACCGATTCGATCTGCGCGGCGACATTCAGTTCAAGACCCGGGTCACGGCCGCTTCGTTTGATGACGCAACGGGTACTTGGGCGATCGCGACCGAGGACGGTGGCGCGCTGACGTCCCGTTATCTGGTCATGGCGACCGGTTGCCTGTCGTCCACCAACAGCCCGTCGATAAACGGTCTCGAAGACTTCAAGGGACCGGTTTACCACACGGGCACGTGGCCTCATGACGATGTCGACTTCACCGGGCTTCGCGTCGGTGTCATCGGCACGGGATCATCGGCCATCCAGTCGATACCGATCATTGCCGAGCAAGCGGCCGAGCTGTTCGTGTTTCAGCGAACCCCGAACTATGCGGTCCCCGCACAAAATCATCTGCTGGATCCTGACTACCAACGCGAGGTGAAGGCGAACTATGGCGAGCTTCGCGCGCGTGCGAGTCAGACCAGGAACGGCGTCGATACCCGACCCAACGATGTCTCCGCCCTGGCGGTCAGCGATGACGAGCGCCAGACCGAGTACGAGGCGCGCTGGCAGCACGGCGGCCTGCCGTTCATGGCCGCCTTCAACGACCTGCTCGTGCGCCGCGACGCCAACGATACCGCGCGCGCCTTTCTATGCGGCAAGATCCGCGAGATCGTCGACGACCCGGCGGTCGCGGAGCTTTTGTCACCGACCAACGTTGTCGGCTGCAAGCGTCTGTGCATCGATACCAACTATTACGCGACGTACAACCGCGACAACGTGACCTTGGTCGACGTGTCGGAAACGCCGATCGAGGCCATCACGCCGGAAGGTCTGAACGTCGATGGCCGCGCCTATGCCGTGGATGTGATCGTGCTCGCGACCGGCTTCGACGCCATGACCGGCGCGCTTCTGAAGGTGGCTATCCAGGGCCGCGGCGGTGAAACCCTGCAGGACAAATGGGCCGCCGGTCCGCGCACCTATCTGGGGCTGATGTCGGCGGGGTTTCCGAACCTCTTCATGATCACGGGGCCTGGAAGCCCGTCGGTTCTGACCAACATGCTGCCGTCGATCGAGCAGCATGCGGAGTGGATTGCCGGCTGTCTTG
This window harbors:
- a CDS encoding NAD(P)/FAD-dependent oxidoreductase — encoded protein: MACDRDGAQGTFDIVIVGAGFGGLYMLHLARKLGLTARVLEAGDGVGGTWYWNRYPGARCDVESMEYSYQFCPDLEQEWEWTERYAPQPEILRYANHVADRFDLRGDIQFKTRVTAASFDDATGTWAIATEDGGALTSRYLVMATGCLSSTNSPSINGLEDFKGPVYHTGTWPHDDVDFTGLRVGVIGTGSSAIQSIPIIAEQAAELFVFQRTPNYAVPAQNHLLDPDYQREVKANYGELRARASQTRNGVDTRPNDVSALAVSDDERQTEYEARWQHGGLPFMAAFNDLLVRRDANDTARAFLCGKIREIVDDPAVAELLSPTNVVGCKRLCIDTNYYATYNRDNVTLVDVSETPIEAITPEGLNVDGRAYAVDVIVLATGFDAMTGALLKVAIQGRGGETLQDKWAAGPRTYLGLMSAGFPNLFMITGPGSPSVLTNMLPSIEQHAEWIAGCLGYLVEHGHERIEPTHEAENNWVDHVNDLADHTLYPTCNSWYLGANVPGKPRVFMPHIGYSTYVRHCEEVVAKGYEGFALR